The following proteins are co-located in the Deltaproteobacteria bacterium genome:
- the xerD gene encoding site-specific tyrosine recombinase XerD, with amino-acid sequence MQPYIDTYLDYLLIEKGLSDNTLSAYRHDLQSYAGFLKGRDVIEPGKVRSGDVMSFISEMRRSGRSPRSIRRMVVSIRGFHRHLVAEGASEANPTENMGAMQVPRHLPGVLSIRDVENLLNQPDTTTGSGIRDRAILETLYAAGLRVSELTRIKDEEISFDAGYVRVTGKGSRERLAPLGAVAILWLQKYRLEVRPDLLKKNLSPFLFPGRGGRGAISRQAVWQKVKAYAQTAGLTTAISPHTFRHSFATHMLEGGADLRSVQILLGHASIVTTQIYTHVSREHLREMHRRFHPRG; translated from the coding sequence ATGCAGCCATACATCGACACTTACCTGGATTATCTTCTCATAGAGAAAGGTCTGTCGGATAATACCCTTTCGGCCTATCGCCACGATCTTCAATCCTATGCCGGATTTCTGAAAGGCCGGGATGTCATCGAGCCGGGAAAGGTGCGTTCAGGGGACGTAATGTCCTTCATTTCCGAAATGCGCCGGTCAGGCCGTTCACCCCGAAGCATACGGAGAATGGTCGTCTCCATTCGCGGGTTTCACAGACATCTCGTGGCGGAAGGGGCCTCCGAGGCCAACCCCACTGAAAATATGGGCGCCATGCAGGTTCCCAGGCACCTCCCCGGGGTCCTGAGCATCCGGGATGTGGAGAACCTTCTCAATCAACCTGACACAACGACGGGTTCCGGTATCCGGGACCGGGCCATACTCGAAACCCTTTATGCCGCCGGCCTAAGGGTTTCCGAACTGACCCGGATCAAGGATGAGGAAATAAGCTTTGATGCCGGTTATGTCAGGGTGACCGGGAAAGGGTCCAGGGAAAGGCTGGCTCCCTTGGGAGCGGTTGCCATCCTTTGGCTGCAGAAGTACCGTTTGGAGGTCCGTCCCGACCTCCTGAAAAAGAACCTTTCACCGTTCCTCTTCCCGGGTCGTGGCGGCCGCGGCGCAATAAGCCGGCAGGCCGTCTGGCAGAAGGTCAAGGCATACGCTCAGACGGCCGGCCTGACCACGGCGATATCACCGCACACCTTCCGCCACAGCTTTGCCACCCACATGCTGGAGGGCGGGGCGGATCTGAGAAGCGTCCAGATCCTGCTTGGCCACGCCAGTATAGTCACGACCCAGATCTACACCCATGTATCCCGCGAACATCTTCGTGAGATGCACCGTCGATTCCATCCGAGGGGATAG
- the mtnP gene encoding S-methyl-5'-thioadenosine phosphorylase produces the protein MMDKYLGIIGGSGLYEMEGLTGIESRQISTPFGNPSDDIITGVLNGVRMAFLPRHGKGHRILPSEINYRANIFALKALGVDTIISVSAVGSMKEEIKPGDMVVPFQFIDRTRGRPSTFFGKGIVAHVAFADPVCHPLADILFTCVADDGEAVHRGGTYLCMEGPQFSTRAESLLYRSWGVDIIGMTNIPEAKLAREAGVCYATLALATDYDCWHETEEDVSVEAILQVMHRNVEAARRVLVRVSRTISEKVPCGCSESLRFAIVTDPAAISEETKAELRPIIGKYV, from the coding sequence ATGATGGACAAATATCTTGGCATTATCGGCGGCAGCGGCCTATACGAAATGGAGGGGCTGACCGGTATTGAATCCAGACAGATTTCGACGCCTTTCGGAAACCCGTCGGATGATATTATTACTGGGGTGCTTAACGGGGTGAGGATGGCATTTTTGCCCCGTCACGGCAAAGGGCACCGCATCCTTCCATCCGAGATCAACTATCGGGCCAACATCTTCGCTCTTAAGGCCCTCGGAGTGGACACTATCATCTCCGTTTCGGCCGTCGGCAGCATGAAGGAGGAGATTAAGCCGGGCGACATGGTTGTTCCCTTTCAGTTTATTGACAGAACCAGAGGGCGGCCCTCCACGTTCTTCGGGAAGGGGATTGTCGCTCACGTGGCTTTCGCCGACCCTGTCTGTCATCCTCTCGCAGACATACTTTTCACCTGCGTTGCGGATGACGGTGAGGCGGTTCACCGTGGAGGGACCTACCTGTGCATGGAGGGCCCCCAATTTTCCACACGGGCCGAGTCTCTCCTCTATCGGTCGTGGGGGGTGGATATCATAGGGATGACGAATATTCCGGAGGCGAAGCTTGCACGGGAGGCCGGGGTCTGTTACGCGACCCTGGCCCTTGCGACAGACTACGACTGCTGGCATGAGACGGAGGAGGATGTTTCCGTGGAGGCGATCCTTCAGGTCATGCACCGGAACGTGGAGGCAGCCAGAAGGGTGCTGGTCCGGGTGTCGAGAACGATTTCTGAAAAGGTCCCGTGCGGATGTTCGGAATCGCTCAGGTTTGCCATTGTAACCGATCCCGCAGCAATTTCCGAGGAGACAAAGGCCGAACTGCGGCCTATTATCGGGAAGTATGTTTGA
- a CDS encoding PaaI family thioesterase — MEQVLFDGCFVCGPDTRCGLKATFKNLPGGEVEGVFTPDEQHSGYEGVVHTGVIVGFLDETMGRVCFSMDKYYLTQSLNVTFKCAASSNIRLRAFAKLRRSTRRHFTAEGKVFGPSGEVIAEAEGRFVLMDGAVVKKIAKDMEI, encoded by the coding sequence ATGGAACAGGTGCTTTTCGATGGATGCTTCGTATGCGGACCGGACACCAGGTGCGGTTTAAAGGCAACCTTTAAAAACCTCCCCGGCGGGGAGGTTGAGGGTGTATTTACCCCCGATGAACAGCATAGTGGATATGAAGGTGTCGTCCATACAGGCGTTATAGTGGGATTTCTTGACGAAACGATGGGCCGTGTCTGTTTTTCCATGGACAAGTACTACCTGACCCAATCCCTTAACGTTACCTTCAAGTGCGCAGCATCATCAAACATCCGCCTCCGTGCATTCGCGAAGCTCAGGAGGTCAACCAGAAGGCATTTTACCGCTGAGGGAAAGGTGTTCGGTCCGTCTGGAGAAGTCATCGCCGAGGCGGAGGGCAGGTTCGTTCTCATGGACGGTGCCGTTGTAAAGAAAATCGCCAAGGACATGGAGATATAA
- a CDS encoding PaaI family thioesterase, which produces MEQVSFDGCFVCGPDNRCGLNATFRTLENGEVEGIFTPKDVHCGYGDIVHGGVIMGFLDETLGRLSFQKDRLFLTHTLEVSFRRAASPDVPLKAVARLKEWKKRQFITEGTIFDPDGEVIATAKGRFLVMSEKMERDLLPEARRLKEEL; this is translated from the coding sequence ATGGAGCAGGTTTCTTTCGATGGTTGTTTCGTATGCGGCCCGGACAATCGATGTGGTCTTAACGCTACCTTCCGGACCCTTGAAAATGGCGAGGTGGAGGGCATTTTTACTCCAAAAGACGTTCATTGCGGTTACGGGGACATAGTTCATGGGGGCGTTATCATGGGATTCCTCGACGAGACCCTGGGGCGCCTGTCTTTCCAGAAGGATCGTCTGTTCCTTACACACACCCTGGAGGTGTCGTTTCGCCGGGCGGCATCCCCGGATGTACCGTTGAAAGCCGTTGCACGCCTTAAGGAGTGGAAGAAAAGGCAGTTTATCACCGAAGGCACGATCTTTGATCCGGATGGCGAGGTGATCGCTACCGCAAAGGGCCGCTTCCTGGTCATGAGTGAAAAGATGGAAAGGGATCTTTTGCCCGAGGCAAGACGGCTTAAGGAGGAACTTTAG
- a CDS encoding QueT transporter family protein, whose translation MQAHRLSRLSLVAALYVVLTYLANILGPGLNLGYGPIQIRISEGLAMLALFDPLMPLALYAGCLIANVIGGLGLPDIIFGPLLTLAAGYATWATRRIPVVPFVPPILFNALGVAGYLYFLLGIDFGFAPVHGTGAGTWIINLAASHPYWAMVFSIGVGQTISVVLFGLLFMKIWKRSGGLTSDGGMKRLNER comes from the coding sequence TTGCAGGCGCACAGGCTTTCCCGCCTTTCCCTTGTGGCTGCCCTTTATGTTGTCCTGACCTACCTGGCCAACATTCTCGGACCGGGGTTGAACCTCGGTTACGGTCCCATCCAGATCCGCATATCTGAAGGCCTGGCCATGTTGGCCCTCTTCGATCCACTCATGCCCCTTGCTCTTTACGCCGGCTGCCTGATCGCCAACGTCATCGGTGGGCTGGGCCTCCCGGATATCATCTTCGGTCCCCTCCTGACCCTTGCGGCGGGATATGCCACATGGGCCACCCGCCGCATCCCGGTGGTACCCTTTGTCCCTCCCATCCTTTTCAACGCTTTGGGGGTGGCCGGCTACCTTTACTTCCTCCTGGGAATCGATTTCGGCTTTGCCCCTGTTCACGGAACCGGAGCTGGAACCTGGATTATCAATCTGGCCGCTTCCCACCCATACTGGGCCATGGTGTTCTCCATCGGGGTCGGTCAGACAATCTCGGTTGTTCTCTTCGGGCTGCTCTTCATGAAGATCTGGAAGCGGTCCGGCGGTCTGACTTCCGACGGCGGAATGAAACGGCTGAACGAACGATAG
- a CDS encoding HU family DNA-binding protein, with amino-acid sequence MNRSDLIAKIAADAGISKAAAERALNAFVDGVGETLKAGEKVSLVGFGTFSVSYRAARTGRNPRTGATIDIPASKVPRFKPGKGLKDAIK; translated from the coding sequence ATGAATAGAAGTGATCTGATTGCCAAGATTGCGGCCGACGCCGGGATTAGCAAAGCAGCAGCTGAAAGGGCTCTTAATGCTTTTGTTGATGGGGTTGGGGAAACCCTGAAAGCCGGAGAGAAGGTTTCTCTGGTCGGTTTTGGAACTTTCAGTGTAAGCTACCGTGCTGCAAGGACGGGGCGAAATCCCAGGACCGGCGCCACGATTGACATCCCGGCCTCCAAAGTTCCAAGGTTCAAGCCCGGCAAGGGCCTGAAGGACGCCATCAAGTAG
- a CDS encoding cell wall metabolism sensor histidine kinase WalK — MPFRNVPHKKQILFSLFLFFIAALVLTASDYMAAQKTIMKEYGEYAGKIADYLSGMLPVHSSSDAGVFLPAESFPAYGEKIRNVISSFHLDNVNVYSVDRKLLFSLDSEMIGKTVEKYPALDQAIEGVGSSRVATPSYHQQAYGRDLDHPLLETYIPIHDRTTGKILGVFEIYQDYRPMRSHVRKETLRSSIAHNILLGVFVLLFFSYGRTTSRILEGERVEMINDLEDRIKERTLELTVSKKKIDDLLERTARMYRELKIADEYQKNFIGLVSHELRTPLTVIKGYLSLLEEGVLKPGHPETMAALETSLDEVGNLESIVNNIIELSQLDKNVQQIFREEIEVKALLDEAVSSVAKEIKNQGVEAVISVPPEAGVVHSDRMKVLQVLNQLVSNAVKFSKSGGKITITAAPSHRGLLLSVSDEGVGIPESQLKEIFNRFYQVDITMTRNYEGSGLGLAIVRKVTGLLGGRVWVDSQEGIGSTFFFEIPEMKKGETAEMEPFPPTVD; from the coding sequence ATGCCTTTCAGAAATGTCCCCCATAAAAAGCAGATTCTTTTTTCCCTTTTCCTTTTCTTTATAGCCGCTCTCGTATTGACAGCGAGCGATTATATGGCGGCGCAGAAGACCATAATGAAGGAATATGGGGAATATGCAGGGAAAATCGCGGATTACCTCAGCGGCATGCTGCCGGTTCACTCATCCTCCGACGCAGGTGTTTTCTTGCCGGCGGAAAGCTTCCCCGCCTATGGCGAGAAAATACGGAATGTCATTTCAAGCTTTCATCTGGACAACGTAAATGTCTATTCCGTTGACAGAAAGCTCCTCTTCTCCCTGGATTCCGAAATGATCGGAAAAACTGTTGAAAAATACCCGGCGTTGGACCAGGCCATTGAAGGGGTTGGGTCTTCCCGTGTGGCCACACCCTCCTATCACCAACAGGCCTACGGACGCGACTTAGACCACCCATTGCTCGAAACCTACATTCCGATTCATGATCGCACCACCGGGAAAATCCTCGGTGTGTTCGAGATATACCAGGACTACCGTCCCATGAGGTCCCACGTCAGAAAGGAGACTCTTCGATCGAGCATCGCCCACAACATCCTCCTTGGGGTCTTTGTCCTACTCTTTTTCAGTTACGGGCGAACCACCTCCCGAATACTGGAGGGTGAACGGGTTGAAATGATCAATGATCTTGAAGACCGCATTAAGGAGAGGACCCTCGAATTGACGGTGTCAAAGAAAAAAATCGATGATCTGCTCGAACGGACAGCCCGGATGTATAGGGAACTGAAAATTGCAGACGAATACCAGAAAAATTTTATCGGTCTGGTCAGCCATGAATTAAGGACCCCTCTCACCGTTATCAAGGGTTACCTTTCTCTACTCGAAGAAGGGGTATTGAAACCGGGCCATCCCGAGACCATGGCGGCTTTGGAGACCAGCCTGGATGAAGTCGGAAACCTTGAGTCGATCGTAAACAACATCATTGAGCTGTCCCAGCTTGATAAGAATGTACAACAGATCTTCAGGGAAGAGATTGAAGTCAAGGCCCTTCTGGACGAGGCAGTCTCATCGGTAGCGAAAGAGATCAAGAACCAGGGAGTTGAAGCCGTTATCAGCGTTCCGCCCGAAGCTGGAGTGGTCCATTCCGACCGTATGAAAGTCCTTCAGGTTCTCAATCAGCTTGTCTCAAACGCCGTTAAATTTTCAAAAAGCGGCGGGAAGATCACCATCACAGCCGCTCCAAGCCACCGAGGTCTGCTCCTTTCGGTAAGTGATGAAGGCGTGGGGATACCCGAATCCCAGCTGAAGGAGATTTTCAATCGCTTTTATCAGGTGGATATCACCATGACAAGGAACTATGAGGGATCAGGTCTGGGATTGGCCATCGTCCGTAAAGTAACGGGGCTTCTCGGAGGAAGGGTCTGGGTTGACAGCCAGGAAGGGATTGGCAGCACGTTTTTCTTCGAGATACCCGAGATGAAAAAAGGGGAAACGGCTGAAATGGAACCGTTCCCCCCGACTGTTGACTGA
- a CDS encoding pyruvate synthase yields the protein MSTAKKAMKITTPYPQKVDLQDGNHIGAIAALHIDFTIMGYYPITPSTQVAEALDAMKAEGMHDITMIPGDGEHGAAGICFGATAGGARVFNATSANGLLFSMEQLPVQSGCRFPMVLNVATRTVSGPLNIKGDHSDIMMALNTGWIMLLAKDPQMVYDMDLVAVKLGEHPDVRLPVMVAYDGFFTSHQKRRVHYFEDPQVVRDWLGKKVQENHALDPNNPVTIGPYMNEPDLINNKKQQSMAMEAAYRVLPEIFQEYGAMSGRTYSFMNTYQMEDADAALFVLNSAYDTAKIAVDMLRAEGKKVGIVAPNVIRPFPKEEVIRLFSRTKGLLVGDRSDSYGAWNGNMAMEVKAALKDDPDNKTRVISRVYGLGGRDFYVEDAIEMLGEALETAKTGKVQVPFEYHGANPGDPDAPMERLLDPLTKERTSPGIFRLEEKDGGILLKGFNKRKLAAKPKRILPGHGACPGCGIFPNLNIFLKGIEGNVVVLFATGCGMVVTTGYPYSSHRVTYIHNLFQNGAPTMSGLVEAYHTRVKRGELPGGEDFTFLMVTGDGGHDIGQGPSIGTALRGHRMILLEYDNEGYMNTGAQLSFTTPLGHRTSTSNVGPAEKGKSFHHKDTVQIMAACHIPYVFTAVESQPRDMLRKAAIAQKVAGEEGFVFGKILSICPLGWRTVERQSVSIIQKAVDSCFFPLYEISHGITSITYNPEDKGNKIPTLDWLKTMGKTRHLTKSENAHIVEEFQREVDRRWERIKEMHNNPLL from the coding sequence ATGAGCACAGCAAAAAAGGCCATGAAGATCACCACACCATACCCTCAGAAGGTGGACCTCCAGGACGGCAATCACATAGGCGCCATCGCCGCACTCCACATCGATTTTACGATTATGGGCTACTATCCCATTACCCCGTCCACCCAGGTTGCCGAAGCCCTGGATGCCATGAAGGCTGAGGGCATGCACGATATTACCATGATCCCCGGAGACGGCGAACATGGGGCGGCAGGTATCTGCTTCGGGGCGACAGCCGGCGGTGCCCGTGTTTTTAACGCCACATCCGCCAACGGCCTTCTCTTTTCCATGGAACAGCTTCCGGTCCAATCCGGGTGCCGGTTTCCCATGGTCCTGAATGTCGCCACCCGCACGGTTTCCGGGCCGCTGAATATCAAGGGCGACCACAGCGACATCATGATGGCCCTGAACACGGGTTGGATCATGCTCCTGGCCAAAGACCCTCAGATGGTCTACGACATGGACCTTGTAGCGGTCAAGCTCGGGGAACATCCTGATGTGAGGCTTCCGGTCATGGTCGCCTACGACGGCTTCTTCACCAGCCATCAGAAAAGGCGGGTTCACTATTTCGAGGACCCCCAGGTCGTCCGGGACTGGCTCGGGAAGAAAGTCCAGGAGAACCACGCCCTTGACCCGAACAATCCGGTTACCATCGGGCCCTATATGAACGAGCCGGACCTCATCAACAACAAGAAACAGCAGTCTATGGCCATGGAGGCCGCCTACAGAGTGCTCCCCGAGATATTCCAGGAATATGGAGCCATGTCGGGGCGTACCTATTCGTTTATGAATACATACCAGATGGAGGACGCGGATGCCGCCCTGTTTGTACTGAACTCAGCCTACGACACGGCCAAGATCGCCGTCGACATGCTCCGTGCCGAAGGCAAAAAGGTCGGCATCGTGGCTCCCAACGTAATCCGGCCATTTCCCAAGGAGGAGGTCATCCGGCTTTTCTCCAGGACAAAGGGCCTTCTGGTGGGCGACAGGTCCGACAGCTACGGGGCCTGGAACGGAAACATGGCCATGGAGGTCAAGGCGGCCCTCAAGGACGACCCCGACAATAAAACTCGTGTAATATCGAGAGTTTACGGACTGGGCGGCAGGGACTTTTACGTCGAGGATGCCATTGAGATGCTTGGAGAGGCACTGGAGACAGCGAAAACCGGAAAAGTCCAGGTCCCCTTCGAATACCATGGGGCAAATCCCGGCGACCCCGATGCGCCCATGGAGAGGCTGCTCGACCCGTTGACAAAGGAAAGGACATCTCCCGGGATCTTCCGGTTGGAGGAAAAGGACGGCGGGATTCTGCTGAAGGGCTTCAACAAGAGAAAGCTTGCCGCCAAACCCAAAAGGATACTCCCCGGACATGGTGCCTGTCCTGGATGCGGGATCTTTCCCAACCTGAACATTTTCCTAAAAGGAATCGAGGGGAACGTGGTGGTGCTTTTTGCCACAGGCTGCGGAATGGTGGTTACCACCGGGTATCCGTACAGTTCCCACCGGGTGACGTATATTCACAACCTCTTCCAGAATGGAGCCCCCACCATGAGCGGGTTGGTGGAGGCCTATCACACCAGGGTTAAGAGGGGAGAACTGCCGGGCGGTGAGGACTTTACCTTTCTCATGGTTACCGGTGACGGTGGACACGACATCGGGCAGGGTCCGAGCATCGGAACCGCCCTGAGGGGCCACAGGATGATTCTCCTTGAGTATGACAACGAGGGATACATGAATACCGGCGCCCAGTTGTCCTTCACAACGCCCCTGGGGCACCGTACCTCCACATCCAACGTGGGGCCGGCGGAGAAGGGAAAGTCCTTCCATCACAAGGACACCGTGCAGATCATGGCCGCATGCCACATTCCCTATGTTTTCACCGCCGTTGAATCACAGCCCCGGGATATGCTGCGCAAGGCGGCCATAGCCCAGAAGGTGGCCGGAGAGGAAGGGTTCGTTTTCGGCAAGATCCTTTCCATATGTCCCCTGGGCTGGAGGACGGTTGAGAGACAGTCAGTAAGCATCATCCAGAAAGCTGTGGATTCGTGTTTCTTCCCGCTCTACGAAATCAGCCACGGGATTACCAGCATTACCTATAACCCCGAGGATAAGGGAAACAAGATACCCACATTGGATTGGCTCAAGACCATGGGAAAGACGCGCCACCTGACCAAATCGGAAAACGCGCATATCGTCGAGGAATTTCAGAGGGAGGTGGACCGCAGGTGGGAACGCATCAAGGAGATGCACAACAACCCGCTCCTTTAA
- a CDS encoding 4Fe-4S dicluster domain-containing protein, with amino-acid sequence MSETKIPITNELGYYEIRMESIGGMGANLAGQILAEAVILEIGLNAVNFSSYGSEKKGTPVKAFIRICSGEKAITNNSPVEEPHLLAVFTEQLIGSVPITQGFSRGGVVVINTQRSPEDALALMEITGCKVFCVDAMKISMEEKVPLNTAMLGAISRASGFLDPEAIKSIIKGKIGKRYPHLIDGNMRAFDRGYSDIETQDFSSVDKFPALESHRPQPALGYLTEPMGGVITNPGNTILKNNHASRVGYFPLWHEDKCIHCGDCDITCPDYCMVFEMGKDEKGRETAFMLGVDYQYCKGCLRCVEICPVEALTAEEESGVDVQSKRADLRRVL; translated from the coding sequence ATGTCGGAAACCAAGATACCCATCACCAATGAACTGGGTTACTACGAGATCCGCATGGAGAGCATCGGGGGAATGGGCGCCAACCTTGCCGGTCAGATCCTCGCCGAGGCCGTTATCCTGGAAATTGGATTGAACGCGGTCAACTTCTCCAGTTATGGATCCGAGAAAAAAGGCACGCCGGTAAAGGCATTTATCAGGATATGCTCCGGCGAGAAGGCTATTACCAACAATTCCCCTGTGGAGGAACCGCATCTTCTGGCCGTCTTCACGGAACAACTCATTGGATCCGTCCCCATAACACAGGGTTTTTCCAGGGGTGGGGTAGTGGTGATCAATACCCAACGGTCCCCTGAGGACGCCCTGGCCCTTATGGAGATAACCGGATGCAAGGTCTTCTGTGTGGATGCCATGAAAATCTCCATGGAGGAGAAGGTCCCCCTTAACACGGCCATGCTGGGCGCCATCAGCAGGGCATCCGGCTTCCTTGATCCGGAAGCGATAAAAAGCATCATCAAGGGCAAGATAGGCAAACGCTACCCACACCTGATCGATGGAAACATGCGGGCCTTCGACAGGGGCTACAGTGATATTGAAACACAGGATTTCAGTTCAGTGGATAAATTCCCGGCCCTTGAGAGCCACAGGCCTCAGCCGGCTCTTGGTTACCTGACCGAGCCGATGGGCGGGGTAATCACAAACCCGGGCAATACTATTCTCAAGAACAATCACGCCTCCCGCGTGGGGTATTTCCCCCTATGGCATGAGGACAAGTGTATTCACTGCGGCGACTGCGACATTACCTGTCCTGATTACTGCATGGTTTTCGAGATGGGAAAGGATGAAAAGGGACGCGAGACCGCCTTCATGCTTGGCGTTGATTACCAATACTGCAAGGGATGTCTGCGATGTGTGGAGATCTGTCCGGTGGAAGCACTGACCGCCGAGGAGGAGTCCGGCGTGGACGTTCAAAGCAAGAGAGCAGATCTCAGGAGGGTTCTATGA
- a CDS encoding lysophospholipid acyltransferase family protein — MHTLFARFIIIFLKTASVLPLRALHGIGSGIGWILAVFPDELREITRSNLRICFPGFDAGRLRELERDSLKETCKGFMELAVFWGRKRPDSGKFVRQVNGGEILDSAFKAGRGVIVLVPHLGSWEFLAHYLALNYPLTGLFRPLRMPSLHGFVLAGRQRAGARLVPTTPAGIRSLFRALQNRELVAILPDQDPGRDGSAFAPFFGVQASTMLLVSRLARRSGSEVVATYALRLPRGGGYDIFVRKVPEEIKSVDKAISAAVLNKAVEGCVREVPGQYLWSYKRFKTRPEGDNREIYHH, encoded by the coding sequence GTGCATACCCTTTTTGCCCGATTCATCATCATCTTTCTTAAAACCGCATCCGTTCTGCCTCTCCGGGCCCTGCATGGGATAGGCTCAGGCATTGGATGGATCCTGGCTGTTTTTCCTGATGAACTGAGGGAAATCACCCGCTCGAACCTCAGGATCTGCTTCCCCGGATTTGATGCGGGCCGCCTTAGAGAACTGGAACGTGACAGCCTGAAAGAGACCTGCAAGGGGTTCATGGAACTGGCCGTTTTCTGGGGGCGCAAGAGACCCGACTCCGGAAAATTTGTCCGGCAGGTAAATGGCGGGGAGATCCTCGATTCAGCCTTCAAGGCCGGTAGGGGAGTCATCGTACTCGTGCCGCACCTTGGCTCCTGGGAGTTTCTGGCACACTATCTCGCTCTGAACTATCCCCTCACCGGCCTCTTCAGGCCCCTCAGGATGCCTTCCCTTCACGGGTTCGTTCTGGCCGGCCGCCAACGTGCGGGGGCCAGGCTGGTACCTACAACGCCTGCCGGGATTCGTTCCTTGTTTCGTGCTCTCCAGAACAGGGAACTCGTTGCTATTCTCCCCGATCAGGACCCTGGCCGGGATGGGAGCGCCTTCGCCCCGTTCTTCGGGGTTCAGGCGAGCACCATGCTCCTGGTTTCAAGGCTTGCAAGGAGATCCGGATCCGAGGTGGTTGCAACCTACGCATTGCGGCTTCCCCGCGGGGGCGGCTACGATATTTTCGTGCGGAAAGTCCCGGAGGAGATAAAGAGCGTCGATAAGGCGATATCAGCCGCCGTCCTTAACAAAGCGGTGGAAGGCTGCGTCCGTGAGGTTCCCGGGCAATACCTATGGAGCTACAAGCGGTTCAAAACGCGGCCTGAGGGGGATAACAGGGAAATTTATCATCATTGA